A genomic stretch from Erwinia sp. E_sp_B01_1 includes:
- a CDS encoding YccS/YhfK family putative transporter encodes MWRRIIYHPEVNYALRQTLVLCLPVATGWLLGDLQRGLLFSLVPACCNIAGLDTPHKRFFKRLIVGGSLFAFSSFLIQYLGGHAVPLPVILFTMAMLLGITGELSPLHGRLLPGSLIAAIFTLSLAGRMPVWEPPMLYILGTIWYGVFNWFWFWLWKEQPMRETLSLLYRELAGYCEAKYTLLTRLTDPEKALPPLLIRQQKAVDLITTCYQQMHMLSATRYNHHKRLTRAFQVALDLQEHISVSLHQPEEVQKLVEQSHAEAVIRWNAQTIAARLRELADDILYHKLPNRFTMEKQLQALEKISRQNPDNPVGTFCYYHFSRIGRVLRTQRPLYQRDLMADRQRRLPLLPAIKSYLSLKSAALRTAGRFAVMLTFASSLALFFNLPKPYWILMTVMFVSQNGYSATRVRIQHRALGTLAGLVIAAITLRLQAPESIVLLVMLAITLISYLFIRKFYGFAMIGFTVTAVYSLQLLSLNGADFLLPRLLDTLMGCLIAFAGMVWLWPQWQSGLLRQNAHDALGTYQDALQLLLGNEQDPVKLAYQRIKVNQAHNALYNSLNQAMQEPGFDPSYLSDMKLWVTHSQFIVEHINAMTTLAREHTMLTSSLAERYLQSCEVALQRCQQRLEYDGPSSEANVLDSQVEFHQGPVTILERHVKRILGHLSVMHTISSLAWSSRPHHGRWLSRKLRKSS; translated from the coding sequence ATGTGGCGTCGAATCATTTATCACCCAGAAGTTAATTACGCACTGCGCCAGACGCTGGTGCTCTGTTTACCCGTGGCTACAGGATGGCTGCTGGGCGATTTGCAGAGAGGTTTACTCTTTTCCTTAGTGCCTGCCTGTTGCAATATTGCTGGTCTCGATACGCCTCATAAACGTTTTTTCAAACGCCTGATTGTCGGCGGAAGCCTGTTTGCCTTCAGCAGCTTCCTGATCCAGTACCTTGGCGGCCATGCCGTTCCCCTGCCGGTTATTCTCTTTACGATGGCGATGCTGCTGGGCATTACCGGGGAGCTAAGCCCGCTGCATGGGCGTTTGCTGCCAGGCTCGCTGATTGCTGCAATTTTTACGCTGAGTCTGGCCGGACGTATGCCCGTCTGGGAACCGCCGATGCTCTATATTTTGGGCACAATCTGGTACGGAGTCTTTAACTGGTTCTGGTTCTGGCTGTGGAAAGAGCAGCCGATGCGCGAAACTCTCAGCCTGCTCTACCGGGAGCTGGCGGGCTATTGCGAAGCCAAATATACCCTGCTGACCCGGCTTACCGATCCTGAAAAGGCCCTGCCTCCGCTGCTGATACGACAGCAGAAAGCTGTCGACCTGATCACCACCTGCTATCAGCAAATGCACATGCTGTCAGCTACCCGTTATAACCATCATAAACGGCTAACCCGGGCATTTCAGGTGGCGCTGGATTTGCAGGAACATATCTCAGTCAGTCTGCATCAGCCGGAGGAGGTGCAAAAACTGGTTGAGCAGAGCCATGCTGAAGCGGTCATTCGCTGGAATGCTCAGACTATAGCTGCCAGGCTGCGTGAACTGGCCGACGATATCCTCTATCACAAGCTGCCCAACCGTTTCACCATGGAAAAACAGTTGCAGGCGCTGGAGAAAATTTCGCGTCAGAATCCGGATAATCCGGTTGGGACCTTTTGCTATTACCATTTCAGCCGTATCGGACGGGTGTTGCGCACGCAGCGCCCTCTCTATCAGCGGGACTTAATGGCCGATCGGCAACGCCGGCTGCCTCTGCTGCCCGCCATCAAAAGCTATCTGTCGTTGAAATCCGCAGCCCTGCGAACCGCAGGCCGGTTCGCCGTGATGCTGACCTTTGCCAGCTCCCTGGCGCTGTTCTTTAATCTGCCAAAACCTTACTGGATCCTGATGACGGTGATGTTCGTCAGTCAGAATGGCTACAGTGCCACCCGGGTAAGGATCCAGCACCGTGCGCTTGGCACGCTTGCCGGGTTGGTTATTGCGGCTATAACCCTGCGACTTCAGGCACCGGAATCGATCGTCCTGCTGGTGATGCTGGCGATCACCCTGATCAGCTATCTGTTTATCCGTAAGTTCTACGGCTTTGCCATGATCGGTTTTACCGTCACCGCCGTTTACTCTTTACAGCTCCTCTCGCTGAATGGGGCAGATTTCCTGCTGCCCCGGTTGCTGGATACGTTGATGGGCTGTCTGATTGCCTTTGCCGGCATGGTCTGGTTATGGCCACAGTGGCAAAGCGGTCTGCTGCGACAGAATGCGCACGATGCGTTGGGCACTTATCAGGATGCGTTACAGCTTTTACTGGGGAATGAGCAGGATCCGGTGAAGCTGGCTTACCAGCGCATAAAAGTAAATCAGGCTCACAACGCGCTGTATAACTCGCTGAATCAGGCGATGCAGGAGCCGGGATTTGATCCCAGTTATCTTTCCGATATGAAACTCTGGGTAACGCACAGTCAGTTTATCGTTGAGCATATCAATGCCATGACCACGCTGGCGCGCGAGCACACCATGCTGACCTCTTCGCTGGCAGAGCGCTATTTGCAATCCTGCGAGGTGGCACTGCAACGCTGTCAGCAGCGACTGGAATATGATGGCCCCAGCTCTGAAGCTAACGTGCTGGATTCACAGGTGGAGTTTCATCAGGGGCCGGTCACCATTCTTGAAAGGCATGTGAAGCGTATTCTGGGGCATCTGAGCGTGATGCATACCATCTCCTCACTCGCCTGGAGTTCACGTCCGCACCACGGACGCTGGCTCTCACGCAAGTTAAGAAAATCGTCCTGA
- the crp gene encoding cAMP-activated global transcriptional regulator CRP, translating to MVLGKPQTDPTLEWFLSHCHIHKYPSKSTLIHQGEKAETLYYIVKGAVAVLIKDEEGKEMILSYLNQGDFIGELGLFEEGQERSAWVRAKTACEVAEISYKKFRQLIQVNPDILMRLSSQMARRLQVTSEKVGNLAFLDVTGRIAQTLLNLAKQPDAMTHPDGMQIKITRQEIGQIVGCSRETVGRILKMLEDQNLISAHGKTIVVYGTR from the coding sequence ATGGTTCTCGGCAAACCGCAAACAGACCCGACACTTGAATGGTTCCTGTCACATTGCCATATTCATAAGTATCCCTCCAAAAGCACGCTGATTCATCAGGGTGAAAAGGCGGAAACGCTCTACTACATCGTCAAAGGCGCAGTAGCGGTACTTATCAAGGATGAAGAAGGCAAAGAGATGATCCTCTCTTACCTCAATCAGGGTGACTTCATTGGCGAGCTTGGCCTGTTCGAAGAGGGTCAGGAACGCAGCGCGTGGGTACGTGCGAAGACAGCCTGTGAAGTGGCTGAGATCTCCTACAAAAAATTCCGTCAGCTGATTCAGGTTAACCCTGACATTCTGATGCGTCTCTCTTCACAGATGGCGCGTCGTCTGCAGGTGACTTCTGAGAAAGTGGGCAATTTAGCTTTCCTCGATGTGACAGGTCGCATCGCGCAAACCCTGCTGAACCTGGCGAAGCAACCCGACGCCATGACGCATCCGGACGGCATGCAGATCAAAATCACCCGCCAGGAAATTGGGCAGATCGTTGGCTGCTCACGTGAAACGGTAGGGCGTATTCTGAAAATGCTGGAAGATCAAAACCTGATCTCGGCACACGGTAAAACGATCGTTGTCTACGGCACTCGCTAA
- a CDS encoding OsmC family protein, protein MQARVKWVEGLTFLGESSSGHQVLMDGNSGDKAPSPMEMVLMAAGGCSAIDVVSILQKGRHNVRDCEVKLTSERREEAPRLFTHINMHFIVSGAALADKAVARAVDLSAEKYCSVALMLGKGVEITHSYEVIE, encoded by the coding sequence ATGCAGGCTCGGGTAAAGTGGGTAGAAGGGTTAACGTTTTTGGGAGAATCCTCATCGGGACATCAGGTGTTGATGGATGGGAATTCAGGCGATAAGGCACCAAGCCCGATGGAAATGGTGCTGATGGCCGCGGGCGGATGCAGCGCAATAGATGTGGTTTCCATCCTGCAGAAGGGCCGTCATAACGTCAGGGATTGCGAGGTTAAGCTAACTTCAGAGCGCCGTGAGGAAGCACCCCGCCTGTTTACCCATATCAATATGCACTTTATTGTCAGCGGTGCAGCGCTGGCTGATAAGGCCGTAGCGCGTGCTGTGGATCTCTCCGCTGAGAAATATTGCTCTGTTGCGCTGATGTTAGGAAAGGGCGTGGAGATCACCCACAGTTATGAAGTGATTGAATAA
- the ppiA gene encoding peptidylprolyl isomerase A, with product MLKRTLTAVATLLALSTVSASALAAKGDTHVLLTTSAGNIELELNNQKAPVSTKNFVDYVNNGFYNNTTFHRVIPGFMVQGGGFTTDMQQKPTNAPIKNEADNGLLNKRGTISMARTADKDSATSQFFINVADNAFLDHGQRDFGYAVFGKVVKGQEIADKISQVQSQNVGPYQNVPVKPVVILSAKVLP from the coding sequence ATGTTAAAACGTACTTTGACAGCCGTTGCTACCCTTCTCGCGCTGTCCACAGTCTCCGCTTCTGCACTGGCAGCAAAAGGGGATACTCATGTGTTATTGACGACTTCAGCTGGCAATATCGAACTGGAACTTAATAATCAAAAGGCCCCTGTTTCGACAAAGAATTTCGTTGATTACGTCAATAACGGCTTCTACAACAACACCACTTTCCACCGCGTCATCCCGGGCTTTATGGTCCAGGGCGGCGGCTTTACCACGGATATGCAGCAGAAGCCCACTAACGCGCCGATCAAAAATGAAGCGGACAATGGTCTGTTGAATAAGCGCGGCACGATTTCTATGGCCCGTACGGCGGACAAAGACAGCGCTACCAGCCAGTTCTTTATCAACGTAGCGGACAATGCTTTCCTCGATCACGGACAGCGTGACTTCGGCTATGCCGTCTTCGGCAAAGTGGTAAAAGGGCAGGAGATTGCCGACAAAATCTCTCAGGTTCAGTCGCAGAACGTCGGCCCTTACCAGAATGTTCCGGTTAAGCCGGTGGTGATCCTTTCCGCAAAAGTCCTGCCTTAA
- a CDS encoding putative adenosine monophosphate-protein transferase Fic, whose protein sequence is MSKKFTDKQKLALWQQRQEANFFASFALSGATLDPGNGHPGLPHLRALHRALFHDVLEDAGELRRVDIVLGDTPCCHFEYIEKEGNSLMQALEDENGLADLPLDKFTERLAWYYCELTVLHPFLRGNGRTQRLLFEQIVIQAGYDIQWKKTDSDSWKEANRASLEGDLSLLTAAFGKVVSERQENA, encoded by the coding sequence ATGTCCAAAAAGTTCACCGATAAGCAAAAACTAGCCCTCTGGCAGCAAAGGCAGGAAGCCAATTTCTTTGCCAGTTTCGCCCTGAGCGGTGCCACGCTGGATCCGGGTAATGGACATCCAGGTTTACCTCATTTACGTGCACTCCATCGCGCACTGTTCCATGACGTCCTGGAGGATGCCGGAGAACTGCGTCGGGTTGATATCGTGCTTGGCGACACCCCCTGCTGCCATTTCGAATATATCGAAAAAGAGGGCAATTCACTGATGCAGGCGCTGGAAGATGAAAATGGTCTGGCCGATCTGCCTCTGGATAAATTCACTGAACGCCTGGCCTGGTATTATTGCGAGCTGACGGTGCTGCATCCTTTCCTGCGTGGCAATGGCCGCACGCAACGTTTGCTGTTTGAGCAGATCGTTATTCAGGCCGGTTATGATATTCAGTGGAAGAAAACAGACAGCGACAGTTGGAAAGAGGCTAACCGCGCCAGCCTGGAAGGGGATCTGAGTTTACTCACCGCCGCGTTTGGCAAAGTGGTAAGCGAACGGCAGGAAAATGCGTAG
- a CDS encoding aminodeoxychorismate synthase component II, whose translation MLLLIDNYDSFTWNLYQYFCELGAEVEVHRNDEISLAQIADLQPERLVISPGPCTPDEAGISLAAVREFAGKMPILGVCLGHQAIAQAFGARVVRARQVMHGKVSAIEHNDRGVFAGLNHPLTVTRYHSLIVETASLPEAFEVTAWTLSNGEPDEIMGFRHRHLPLEGVQFHPESILSEQGHQLLGNFLKA comes from the coding sequence ATGCTACTGCTTATCGATAACTACGACTCTTTTACCTGGAATCTTTACCAGTATTTTTGCGAGCTGGGGGCTGAGGTAGAGGTTCACCGTAACGATGAAATTTCGCTGGCGCAGATTGCGGATTTACAGCCGGAGCGGCTGGTGATTTCACCCGGGCCTTGCACGCCAGATGAGGCGGGGATTTCTCTGGCCGCTGTCCGTGAGTTTGCCGGGAAGATGCCCATTCTGGGCGTTTGTCTTGGACATCAGGCCATCGCACAGGCTTTCGGCGCTCGTGTAGTGCGTGCGCGTCAGGTGATGCACGGGAAAGTGTCGGCTATTGAACATAACGATCGTGGCGTGTTTGCTGGCCTGAACCATCCGCTAACCGTTACCCGTTATCATTCGTTGATAGTGGAAACGGCCTCGCTGCCGGAAGCGTTCGAGGTCACGGCATGGACACTCTCCAACGGAGAACCGGATGAGATCATGGGCTTTCGTCACCGTCATTTACCGCTGGAAGGCGTACAGTTTCATCCTGAAAGCATCCTCAGCGAGCAGGGGCATCAACTCCTCGGTAATTTCCTGAAAGCGTGA
- a CDS encoding aspartate aminotransferase family protein — protein MAADKLAVTRATFDEVILPVYAPAQFVPVKGKGSRVWDQQGKEYIDFSGGIAVTALGHCHPALVEALKTQGETLWHTSNVFTNEPALRLASKLIAATFAERVFFANSGAEANEAAFKLARYYASKRHSPYKSKIIAFHNGFHGRTLFTVSVGGQPKYSDGFGPKPADIVHVPFNDLAAVKAVIDDHTCAIVVEPIQGEGGVMPATLEFMQGLRELCDKHQALLVLDEVQSGMGRSGKLFAYEHYGVQPDILTTAKALGGGFPVSAMLTTNEIASTMSPGVHGTTYGGNPLACAIAEAALDIINTEEVLSGVEARREQFVTALKALDVKLDLFSDIRGKGLLIGAALKPQHAGKARDILNAAAAEGVMILNAGTDVIRFAPSLVIEPTDIEEGMARFAKAVEQALA, from the coding sequence ATGGCAGCGGATAAATTAGCGGTAACGCGGGCGACGTTCGATGAGGTGATATTGCCTGTTTATGCACCAGCGCAGTTTGTGCCGGTGAAAGGCAAAGGCAGCCGGGTCTGGGATCAGCAGGGCAAAGAGTATATCGACTTTTCCGGTGGTATTGCGGTCACGGCGTTGGGGCACTGCCATCCGGCGTTGGTGGAAGCATTAAAAACTCAGGGCGAAACACTGTGGCATACCAGCAACGTGTTCACCAATGAGCCAGCTTTGCGCCTCGCCAGCAAGCTGATTGCCGCCACCTTTGCCGAACGTGTGTTCTTTGCCAACTCGGGTGCAGAAGCCAACGAAGCCGCTTTCAAGCTGGCGCGTTACTACGCTTCCAAACGTCATTCACCCTACAAAAGTAAAATCATTGCCTTCCATAACGGGTTTCATGGCCGCACGCTGTTTACCGTTTCCGTGGGTGGGCAGCCTAAATATTCTGACGGCTTTGGTCCGAAGCCTGCGGATATTGTCCATGTGCCGTTTAACGATCTGGCTGCCGTTAAGGCGGTGATTGATGACCATACCTGTGCCATTGTGGTTGAGCCGATTCAGGGCGAGGGCGGCGTGATGCCAGCGACTCTGGAGTTTATGCAGGGGCTGCGCGAATTATGTGATAAGCATCAGGCGCTGCTGGTGCTGGATGAAGTGCAGAGCGGTATGGGCAGGAGCGGCAAGCTGTTTGCTTATGAGCATTATGGCGTGCAGCCGGATATCCTCACCACCGCTAAAGCGCTGGGCGGCGGTTTCCCGGTCAGTGCGATGCTGACTACCAACGAGATCGCTTCCACTATGTCGCCGGGCGTTCATGGCACCACGTATGGCGGTAATCCGCTGGCCTGCGCCATAGCAGAAGCCGCGCTGGATATTATCAACACCGAAGAGGTGCTGAGCGGTGTGGAAGCTCGCCGTGAGCAGTTTGTCACCGCACTGAAGGCCCTCGATGTGAAGCTGGATTTGTTCAGCGATATTCGTGGCAAAGGGTTACTGATTGGTGCCGCACTGAAGCCGCAACATGCAGGTAAAGCGCGGGACATTCTGAATGCCGCCGCAGCGGAAGGAGTGATGATTCTGAATGCCGGAACGGATGTGATCCGTTTCGCCCCTTCGCTGGTAATTGAACCTACTGATATTGAAGAGGGCATGGCCCGCTTTGCTAAAGCGGTAGAACAAGCGCTGGCTTAA